A region from the Cygnus olor isolate bCygOlo1 chromosome 24, bCygOlo1.pri.v2, whole genome shotgun sequence genome encodes:
- the PI16 gene encoding peptidase inhibitor 16 isoform X2, whose amino-acid sequence MMLSTGFPPVFLLLTALELSWSLTDEEKRIILDGHNKYRSQVSPPATDMLKMSWDTELEAFAQAYAEKCIWDHNKERGRRGENLFAMAPTLDLEFAVEDWNGEEKYYNLTTSMCVPGQMCGHYTQVVWASTHRIGCGAKFCEKIDGIETEDMYLLVCNYYPPGNVKGRKPYKEGPSCSQCPEGRVCVKSLCESTVEETTPISLTTKKSPSTTTTLEPTTTSPTMATAKPELTTIPPTQTQVPTTSMAKPKPTVPEPTVATGKPKPITLTTAMPKPNTTTMAKPAPTTPKPTTSTAKPAPTTPKPITTTTTAKPSPIMPQPTTTTTTAKSAPTTPKPTTNTTTAKPAPPTMPQPTTTTTMAKPAPTATTALAKAAPTTSKPTMTAAKTVPTTPRPTTTMAKPAPTTPKPTTNTTTAKPAPTTTPQPTTTTTTAKPAPTMLQPTTTVTMAKAAPTTSKPTMTTAKTVPTMPRPTTAMAKPAPTTPKPPTNTTMVKPAPNTMPQPITTTTAAKPAPTMPQPTTTTTMTKTAPTTSKPTTTTAKSAPTMPKPTTNTTTAKPAPATTPQPITTTTVAKPSPTTPQPTTTITMAKSAPTMPKPTTTMAKPAPTTTMAKTKPSTAKPATTSPTFTTILTKPTHTYTTSTKPNLTTSTAKMITKPTTTTKPEHTETERPNPTEATGLTLSFEPTLDVDYKIFSDVELDTGEPIGLTTEDPTLLESIGTAFSPKSIPETNRGVKEDGGEKSFFFSSPPPSFSKVIPEIKLGFNKTERITSSKSVVFSPEEPTFLRLTSSSKEKGQSPAFQSSLSDTLAIEERETNSDQKSMDQPTAGAPRTCWGLSLFLPSVILMGLLL is encoded by the exons AGTTGGGACACAGAGCTGGAGGCCTTTGCCCAAGCCTATGCGGAGAAATGCATCTGGGACCACAACAAGGAGAGGGGCCGACGGGGAGAAAACCTCTTTGCTATGGCTCCGACACTGGATCTGGAATTTGCCGTGGAGGACTGGAACGGGGAAGAGAAATACTATAACCTGACGACTTCCATGTGTGTCCCTGGGCAGATGTGTGGTCACTACACCCAG GTGGTGTGGGCAAGCACACATCGTATTGGCTGTGGGGCAAAGTTTTGTGAGAAGATTGATGGAATCGAAACAGAGGACATGTACCTGCTTGTTTGCAACTATTATCCTCC GGGTAATGTGAAAGGCCGAAAGCCATACAAAGAAGGACCCTCTTGCTCACAGTGTCCTGAAGGCAGAGTGTGTGTCAAGTCCTTGTGTG AATCCACTGTAGAAGAGACCACTCCAATCTCTCTGACAACAAAGAAAAGCCCATCCACCACAACCACACTAGAACCTACTACAACATCACCCACCATGGCCACAGCGAAGCCAGAACTCACAACCATACCCCCAACCCAGACACAAGTACCCACCACATCCATGGCAAAGCCAAAACCTACTGTGCCAGAACCCACCGTAGCTACAGGCAAGCCAAAGCCCATCACACTAACAACTGCCATGCCAAAACCTAACACAACCACTATGGCCAAGCCAGCACCCACCACGCCAAAACCCACAACCTCTACAGCCAAGCCAGCACCCACCACGCCAAAACCCATCACAACCACCACTACGGCTAAGCCATCACCCATCATGCCACAACCCACCACAACCACCACTACAGCCAAGTCAGCACCCACCACACCAAAACCCACCACAAACACCACTACAGCTAAGCCAGCACCCCCCACCATGCCACAACCCACCACAACCACTACTATGGCTAAGCCAGCACCCACCGCAACTACCGCTCTGGCCAAGGCAGCACCCACAACATCTAAACCCACAATGACTGCAGCCAAGACAGTACCCACCACACCAAGGCCCACCACCACTATGGCTAAGCCAGCACCCACTACGCCAAAACCCACCACAAACACCACTACAGCTAAGCCAGCACCCACTACCACGCCACAACCCACCACAACCACCACTACGGCCAAGCCAGCACCAACCATGCTACAACCCACCACAACTGTCACTATGGCCAAGGCAGCACCCACCACATCAAAACCCACAATGACTACAGCCAAGACAGTACCCACCATGCCAAGACCCACCACCGCTATGGCTAAGCCAGCACCCACGACGCCAAAACCCCCCACAAACACTACTATGGTTAAGCCAGCACCCAACACCATGCCACAACCCATCACAACCACCACTGCAGCTAAGCCAGCACCAACCATGCCACAACCCACCACAACTACCACAATGACCAAGACAGCACCCACCACATCAAAACCAACAACCACTACAGCCAAGTCAGCACCCACCATGCCAAAACCCACCACAAACACCACTACGGCTAAGCCAGCACCTGCCACCACACCACAACCCATCACAACCACCACTGTGGCTAAGCCATCACCAACCACACCACAACCCACCACAACTATCACTATGGCTAAGTCAGCACCTACCATGCCAAAACCCACCACCACTATGGCCAAGCCAGCACCCACCACAACTATGGCCAAGACAAAACCTTCTACAGCCAAGCCAGCAACCACCTCACCAACATTTACCACCATTTTAACCAAGCCAACACACACTTATACGACTTCAACAAAGCCAAATCTCACCACCTCAACAGCAAAGATGATAACAAAACCTACCACAACCACAAAGCCAGAacacactgaaacagaaagacCCAATCCAACTGAGGCAACTGGGCTCACGCTTTCCTTTGAGCCCACATTAGACGTggattataaaatattttcagatgtagAGTTAGACACTGGAGAGCCCATTGGCTTAACTACAGAGGATCCTACCTTATTAGAAAGTATTGGCACAGCCTTCAGCCCCAAATCAATCCCAGAAACAAATAGAGGTGTGAAagaggatgggggagagaaatcattcttcttttccagtcCACCTCCATCCTTCAGCAAAGTTATTCCAGAGATCAAGTTAGGTTTCAATAAAACTGAGCGCATAACCTCCTCAAAGTCAGTGGTCTTCAGTCCTGAAGAACCCACCTTCTTGCGTTTAACATCGTCTTCCAAAGAAAAGGGTCAGAGCCCTGCTTTCCAGTCCTCCCTCTCAG ATACTCTGGCCATTGAAGAACGGGAGACAAACTCAGACCAGAAAAGCATGGATCAACCCACAGCTGGAGCCCCCCGTACCTGCTGGGGCCTTTCACTCTTCCTACCCAGTGTCATCTTGATGGGCCTTCTGCTTTGA
- the PI16 gene encoding peptidase inhibitor 16 isoform X3 gives MMLSTGFPPVFLLLTALELSWSLTDEEKRIILDGHNKYRSQVSPPATDMLKMSWDTELEAFAQAYAEKCIWDHNKERGRRGENLFAMAPTLDLEFAVEDWNGEEKYYNLTTSMCVPGQMCGHYTQVVWASTHRIGCGAKFCEKIDGIETEDMYLLVCNYYPPGNVKGRKPYKEGPSCSQCPEGRVCVKSLCESTVEETTPISLTTKKSPSTTTTLEPTTTSPTMATAKPELTTIPPTQTQVPTTSMAKPKPTVPEPTVATGKPKPITLTTAMPKPNTTTMAKPAPTTPKPTTSTAKPAPTTPKPPTTTMAKPAPTTPKPTTNTTTAKPAPTTTPQPTTTTTTAKPAPTMLQPTTTVTMAKAAPTTSKPTMTTAKTVPTMPRPTTAMAKPAPTTPKPPTNTTMVKPAPNTMPQPITTTTAAKPAPTMPQPTTTTTMTKTAPTTSKPTTTTAKSAPTMPKPTTNTTTAKPAPATTPQPITTTTVAKPSPTTPQPTTTITMAKSAPTMPKPTTTMAKPAPTTTMAKTKPSTAKPATTSPTFTTILTKPTHTYTTSTKPNLTTSTAKMITKPTTTTKPEHTETERPNPTEATGLTLSFEPTLDVDYKIFSDVELDTGEPIGLTTEDPTLLESIGTAFSPKSIPETNRGVKEDGGEKSFFFSSPPPSFSKVIPEIKLGFNKTERITSSKSVVFSPEEPTFLRLTSSSKEKGQSPAFQSSLSADTLAIEERETNSDQKSMDQPTAGAPRTCWGLSLFLPSVILMGLLL, from the exons AGTTGGGACACAGAGCTGGAGGCCTTTGCCCAAGCCTATGCGGAGAAATGCATCTGGGACCACAACAAGGAGAGGGGCCGACGGGGAGAAAACCTCTTTGCTATGGCTCCGACACTGGATCTGGAATTTGCCGTGGAGGACTGGAACGGGGAAGAGAAATACTATAACCTGACGACTTCCATGTGTGTCCCTGGGCAGATGTGTGGTCACTACACCCAG GTGGTGTGGGCAAGCACACATCGTATTGGCTGTGGGGCAAAGTTTTGTGAGAAGATTGATGGAATCGAAACAGAGGACATGTACCTGCTTGTTTGCAACTATTATCCTCC GGGTAATGTGAAAGGCCGAAAGCCATACAAAGAAGGACCCTCTTGCTCACAGTGTCCTGAAGGCAGAGTGTGTGTCAAGTCCTTGTGTG AATCCACTGTAGAAGAGACCACTCCAATCTCTCTGACAACAAAGAAAAGCCCATCCACCACAACCACACTAGAACCTACTACAACATCACCCACCATGGCCACAGCGAAGCCAGAACTCACAACCATACCCCCAACCCAGACACAAGTACCCACCACATCCATGGCAAAGCCAAAACCTACTGTGCCAGAACCCACCGTAGCTACAGGCAAGCCAAAGCCCATCACACTAACAACTGCCATGCCAAAACCTAACACAACCACTATGGCCAAGCCAGCACCCACCACGCCAAAACCCACAACCTCTACAGCCAAGCCAGCACCCACCACGCCAAAACCC CCCACCACCACTATGGCTAAGCCAGCACCCACTACGCCAAAACCCACCACAAACACCACTACAGCTAAGCCAGCACCCACTACCACGCCACAACCCACCACAACCACCACTACGGCCAAGCCAGCACCAACCATGCTACAACCCACCACAACTGTCACTATGGCCAAGGCAGCACCCACCACATCAAAACCCACAATGACTACAGCCAAGACAGTACCCACCATGCCAAGACCCACCACCGCTATGGCTAAGCCAGCACCCACGACGCCAAAACCCCCCACAAACACTACTATGGTTAAGCCAGCACCCAACACCATGCCACAACCCATCACAACCACCACTGCAGCTAAGCCAGCACCAACCATGCCACAACCCACCACAACTACCACAATGACCAAGACAGCACCCACCACATCAAAACCAACAACCACTACAGCCAAGTCAGCACCCACCATGCCAAAACCCACCACAAACACCACTACGGCTAAGCCAGCACCTGCCACCACACCACAACCCATCACAACCACCACTGTGGCTAAGCCATCACCAACCACACCACAACCCACCACAACTATCACTATGGCTAAGTCAGCACCTACCATGCCAAAACCCACCACCACTATGGCCAAGCCAGCACCCACCACAACTATGGCCAAGACAAAACCTTCTACAGCCAAGCCAGCAACCACCTCACCAACATTTACCACCATTTTAACCAAGCCAACACACACTTATACGACTTCAACAAAGCCAAATCTCACCACCTCAACAGCAAAGATGATAACAAAACCTACCACAACCACAAAGCCAGAacacactgaaacagaaagacCCAATCCAACTGAGGCAACTGGGCTCACGCTTTCCTTTGAGCCCACATTAGACGTggattataaaatattttcagatgtagAGTTAGACACTGGAGAGCCCATTGGCTTAACTACAGAGGATCCTACCTTATTAGAAAGTATTGGCACAGCCTTCAGCCCCAAATCAATCCCAGAAACAAATAGAGGTGTGAAagaggatgggggagagaaatcattcttcttttccagtcCACCTCCATCCTTCAGCAAAGTTATTCCAGAGATCAAGTTAGGTTTCAATAAAACTGAGCGCATAACCTCCTCAAAGTCAGTGGTCTTCAGTCCTGAAGAACCCACCTTCTTGCGTTTAACATCGTCTTCCAAAGAAAAGGGTCAGAGCCCTGCTTTCCAGTCCTCCCTCTCAG CAGATACTCTGGCCATTGAAGAACGGGAGACAAACTCAGACCAGAAAAGCATGGATCAACCCACAGCTGGAGCCCCCCGTACCTGCTGGGGCCTTTCACTCTTCCTACCCAGTGTCATCTTGATGGGCCTTCTGCTTTGA
- the PI16 gene encoding peptidase inhibitor 16 isoform X1 → MMLSTGFPPVFLLLTALELSWSLTDEEKRIILDGHNKYRSQVSPPATDMLKMSWDTELEAFAQAYAEKCIWDHNKERGRRGENLFAMAPTLDLEFAVEDWNGEEKYYNLTTSMCVPGQMCGHYTQVVWASTHRIGCGAKFCEKIDGIETEDMYLLVCNYYPPGNVKGRKPYKEGPSCSQCPEGRVCVKSLCESTVEETTPISLTTKKSPSTTTTLEPTTTSPTMATAKPELTTIPPTQTQVPTTSMAKPKPTVPEPTVATGKPKPITLTTAMPKPNTTTMAKPAPTTPKPTTSTAKPAPTTPKPITTTTTAKPSPIMPQPTTTTTTAKSAPTTPKPTTNTTTAKPAPPTMPQPTTTTTMAKPAPTATTALAKAAPTTSKPTMTAAKTVPTTPRPTTTMAKPAPTTPKPTTNTTTAKPAPTTTPQPTTTTTTAKPAPTMLQPTTTVTMAKAAPTTSKPTMTTAKTVPTMPRPTTAMAKPAPTTPKPPTNTTMVKPAPNTMPQPITTTTAAKPAPTMPQPTTTTTMTKTAPTTSKPTTTTAKSAPTMPKPTTNTTTAKPAPATTPQPITTTTVAKPSPTTPQPTTTITMAKSAPTMPKPTTTMAKPAPTTTMAKTKPSTAKPATTSPTFTTILTKPTHTYTTSTKPNLTTSTAKMITKPTTTTKPEHTETERPNPTEATGLTLSFEPTLDVDYKIFSDVELDTGEPIGLTTEDPTLLESIGTAFSPKSIPETNRGVKEDGGEKSFFFSSPPPSFSKVIPEIKLGFNKTERITSSKSVVFSPEEPTFLRLTSSSKEKGQSPAFQSSLSADTLAIEERETNSDQKSMDQPTAGAPRTCWGLSLFLPSVILMGLLL, encoded by the exons AGTTGGGACACAGAGCTGGAGGCCTTTGCCCAAGCCTATGCGGAGAAATGCATCTGGGACCACAACAAGGAGAGGGGCCGACGGGGAGAAAACCTCTTTGCTATGGCTCCGACACTGGATCTGGAATTTGCCGTGGAGGACTGGAACGGGGAAGAGAAATACTATAACCTGACGACTTCCATGTGTGTCCCTGGGCAGATGTGTGGTCACTACACCCAG GTGGTGTGGGCAAGCACACATCGTATTGGCTGTGGGGCAAAGTTTTGTGAGAAGATTGATGGAATCGAAACAGAGGACATGTACCTGCTTGTTTGCAACTATTATCCTCC GGGTAATGTGAAAGGCCGAAAGCCATACAAAGAAGGACCCTCTTGCTCACAGTGTCCTGAAGGCAGAGTGTGTGTCAAGTCCTTGTGTG AATCCACTGTAGAAGAGACCACTCCAATCTCTCTGACAACAAAGAAAAGCCCATCCACCACAACCACACTAGAACCTACTACAACATCACCCACCATGGCCACAGCGAAGCCAGAACTCACAACCATACCCCCAACCCAGACACAAGTACCCACCACATCCATGGCAAAGCCAAAACCTACTGTGCCAGAACCCACCGTAGCTACAGGCAAGCCAAAGCCCATCACACTAACAACTGCCATGCCAAAACCTAACACAACCACTATGGCCAAGCCAGCACCCACCACGCCAAAACCCACAACCTCTACAGCCAAGCCAGCACCCACCACGCCAAAACCCATCACAACCACCACTACGGCTAAGCCATCACCCATCATGCCACAACCCACCACAACCACCACTACAGCCAAGTCAGCACCCACCACACCAAAACCCACCACAAACACCACTACAGCTAAGCCAGCACCCCCCACCATGCCACAACCCACCACAACCACTACTATGGCTAAGCCAGCACCCACCGCAACTACCGCTCTGGCCAAGGCAGCACCCACAACATCTAAACCCACAATGACTGCAGCCAAGACAGTACCCACCACACCAAGGCCCACCACCACTATGGCTAAGCCAGCACCCACTACGCCAAAACCCACCACAAACACCACTACAGCTAAGCCAGCACCCACTACCACGCCACAACCCACCACAACCACCACTACGGCCAAGCCAGCACCAACCATGCTACAACCCACCACAACTGTCACTATGGCCAAGGCAGCACCCACCACATCAAAACCCACAATGACTACAGCCAAGACAGTACCCACCATGCCAAGACCCACCACCGCTATGGCTAAGCCAGCACCCACGACGCCAAAACCCCCCACAAACACTACTATGGTTAAGCCAGCACCCAACACCATGCCACAACCCATCACAACCACCACTGCAGCTAAGCCAGCACCAACCATGCCACAACCCACCACAACTACCACAATGACCAAGACAGCACCCACCACATCAAAACCAACAACCACTACAGCCAAGTCAGCACCCACCATGCCAAAACCCACCACAAACACCACTACGGCTAAGCCAGCACCTGCCACCACACCACAACCCATCACAACCACCACTGTGGCTAAGCCATCACCAACCACACCACAACCCACCACAACTATCACTATGGCTAAGTCAGCACCTACCATGCCAAAACCCACCACCACTATGGCCAAGCCAGCACCCACCACAACTATGGCCAAGACAAAACCTTCTACAGCCAAGCCAGCAACCACCTCACCAACATTTACCACCATTTTAACCAAGCCAACACACACTTATACGACTTCAACAAAGCCAAATCTCACCACCTCAACAGCAAAGATGATAACAAAACCTACCACAACCACAAAGCCAGAacacactgaaacagaaagacCCAATCCAACTGAGGCAACTGGGCTCACGCTTTCCTTTGAGCCCACATTAGACGTggattataaaatattttcagatgtagAGTTAGACACTGGAGAGCCCATTGGCTTAACTACAGAGGATCCTACCTTATTAGAAAGTATTGGCACAGCCTTCAGCCCCAAATCAATCCCAGAAACAAATAGAGGTGTGAAagaggatgggggagagaaatcattcttcttttccagtcCACCTCCATCCTTCAGCAAAGTTATTCCAGAGATCAAGTTAGGTTTCAATAAAACTGAGCGCATAACCTCCTCAAAGTCAGTGGTCTTCAGTCCTGAAGAACCCACCTTCTTGCGTTTAACATCGTCTTCCAAAGAAAAGGGTCAGAGCCCTGCTTTCCAGTCCTCCCTCTCAG CAGATACTCTGGCCATTGAAGAACGGGAGACAAACTCAGACCAGAAAAGCATGGATCAACCCACAGCTGGAGCCCCCCGTACCTGCTGGGGCCTTTCACTCTTCCTACCCAGTGTCATCTTGATGGGCCTTCTGCTTTGA